The nucleotide window CATCTCAAAAGCCTTAGGTGAGAGTGTCAGAGAATTCAGAAGATCAAGCTCGGAAACCCCAGTTGAGGAAAAGGAGAAAGACAAAGCCATACTTGACGCAGCAAAGAAAATGGGAATAGAAACCGAAGGAAAAAACGTAAAACAAGTCCTAAATGAGATGAACAAGAAAGCCGTGGAAAATTAGGACTTTAGACCAACTATCGACCCTAGTGATTTCCGATGC belongs to Candidatus Bathyarchaeia archaeon and includes:
- a CDS encoding twin-arginine translocase TatA/TatE family subunit codes for the protein MILFDWHILSSFLNLGWPELILVLVILIFVFGASRLKDISKALGESVREFRRSSSETPVEEKEKDKAILDAAKKMGIETEGKNVKQVLNEMNKKAVEN